A part of Setaria viridis chromosome 8, Setaria_viridis_v4.0, whole genome shotgun sequence genomic DNA contains:
- the LOC117866783 gene encoding uncharacterized protein → MAATQSSTQARHPTLAKNAMAADEQNLGSTEYQLKKYLLLLATLVATVTYAAGLNLPGGSWLEGGLAGDSILRETNYRRYIVFYYFNAISFAASLLLSLLLLFLQKDGSDTYLLLMWTVMLVDVLGLMGAYAAGGSNDEFTTVCASVLVSGASLYAAVAFLIYVEKYYRRRWAPARGSQDMGTKKLGKKHEVLLVLAIFAATVAYIAGLNPPGGFWRQEGHGGAAGHPVLQGSHPRRYKAFFFCNTTAFAASLLAIMLTVDYEKLDLEGDIKQRVVALYGLIVTALLGLGGAYAAGSCRDGKHSAYVLLLVLPVGACIALQYALVRLRRQGCCGSLIKLFKESKFGRFICSIKRDGMSEDLKRTSEYIQLLATLAATIAYQAGLDPPGGVWAGNGEGHNVGDPILLTTHPGRYKIFFYFNSAAFVASIVIVIMLQNEHLVRGHALEVAMILDFFGLIGAYAAGSCRDTSTSIYTVALAGSVLIYVVIHIVFFTLDHSDNGEEKDKYENHREVLLLLAILAATLTYQAGMTPPGGFWEDDDKFGRHHAGFPVLQDKFPRRYKAFFYCNAVSFMASVALIVLLLNPNLYKPGIRCSALVVCMVAGLFGLLGAYAAGSSLHLRTSIIFLVLVVVGFAIVVCLTIHHRCVQKQKPPVTTKTPKPNSNINPPPPTNDVSTNAQKPNNPPNSNNPPPPPSNDAEETAIMYLMLVGILAASVTYLTGLKPPGGMWRDDGNGYSAGNPVLYDINKSRYNVFFYSNSISFVASIIIIALLILRMMMLPAKKNHEDPARKQIEMPLGPIHAAMVLDMLFLLVAYAAGSVRESRRSWKVIMLFPLVVLVVFFFFLASRKQTQKPEDGKVDGGEKALAEVHNSTATTELQASA, encoded by the exons ATGGCTGCCACCCAAAGTTCCACTCAAGCAAGGCACCCAACACTAGCCAAGAATGCTATGGCGGCCGACGAACAGAACCTGGGATCGACGGAGTACCAGCTGAAGAAGTATCTGCTGCTTCTGGCGACCCTGGTGGCGACGGTGACCTACGCGGCGGGGCTCAACCTGCCGGGGGGTTCCTGGCTGGAAGGTGGGCTCGCCGGCGACTCCATCCTCCGGGAGACCAACTACCGGCGCTACATCGTCTTCTACTACTTCAACGCCATCTCCTTCGCGGCGTCGCTCCTgctcagcctcctcctcctcttcctgcaAAAGGACGGCAGCGACACCTACCTGCTCCTCATGTGGACGGTGATGCTGGTCGACGTGCTCGGCCTCATGGGGGCctacgccgccggcggcagcaaCGACGAGTTCACCACCGTCTGCGCCTCTGTGCTGGTGTCCGGCGCCTCGCTCTACGCTGCCGTCGCCTTCCTCATCTACGTAGAAAAATACTATCGCCGCCGttgggcgccggcgcggggaaGCCAAGACATGGGGACAAAGAAGCTCGGGAAGAAGCATGAGGTCCTGTTGGTCCTCGCCATCTTCGCGGCGACCGTCGCGTACATAGCCGGGCTGAACCCGCCCGGCGGCTTCTGGCGCCAGGagggccacggcggcgccgccggccacccggTGCTGCAGGGCTCCCATCCCCGCCGCTACAAGGCTTTCTTCTTCTGCAACACGACTGCCTTCGCCGCGTCCCTGCTCGCAATCATGCTCACCGTGGACTACGAGAAGCTCGACCTGGAGGGGGATATCAAACAAAGGGTCGTTGCGCTCTACGGGCTCATCGTCACCGCGCTTTTGGGGCTCGGAGGTGCCTACGCCGCCGGGAGCTGCAGGGACGGGAAGCACAGCGCCTATGTTCTTCTTCTAGTTCTCCCGGTTGGTGCCTGCATTGCTCTTCAGTATGCTCTCGTGCGACTTCGTCGTCAAGGCTGTTGTGGATCACTCATCAAATTGTTCAAGGAATCCAAGTTTGGCAG GTTTATTTGTTCAATTAAGAGGGATGGCATGAGCGAAGATCTGAAAAGGACTAGTGAATATATTCAGTTGCTTGCCACTCTTGCAGCGACCATTGCTTACCAAGCAGGACTAGATCCACCTGGTGGCGTCTGGGCAGGCAACGGGGAGGGTCACAATGTGGGAGATCCAATACTCCTCACAACCCACCCTGGGCGGTACAAGATCTTCTTCTACTTTAACTCGGCGGCCTTCGTGGCATCCATAGTCATCGTGATAATGTTGCAGAATGAGCATCTGGTTCGAGGCCACGCACTGGAGGTGGCCATGATACTGGATTTCTTTGGCCTCATAGGCGCATACGCCGCCGGAAGCTGCAGGGACACGAGCACCTCCATCTACACCGTCGCCTTGGCTGGCAGCGTCCTTATCTACGTGGTCATTCACATTGTCTTCTTCACATTAGACCACAGTGACAACGGCGAGGAAAAAGACAAGTATGAGAACCATCGTGAGGTGCTCCTCCTTCTTGCGATCCTGGCCGCAACACTCACCTACCAAGCCGGCATGACCCCACCGGGTGGCTTCTGGGAAGATGATGACAAGTTTGGGCGGCACCACGCGGGCTTCCCGGTTCTCCAAGACAAGTTCCCTCGCCGCTACAAGGCATTCTTCTACTGCAATGCGGTGAGCTTCATGGCGTCCGTGGCTCTCATCGTCCTGCTTCTGAACCCAAATCTGTACAAGCCGGGCATACGGTGCTCTGCACTCGTTGTCTGCATGGTAGCCGGCTTGTTCGGCCTCCTGGGAGCCTATGCTGCTGGAAGCTCCCTGCATCTACGAACCTCCATCATCTTCTTGGTGTTGGTTGTTGTAGGTTTTGCAATTGTAGTCTGTCTAACAATCCACCACCGTTGTGTGCAAAAACAAAAGCCTCCCGTGACAACCAAAACTCCGAAACCCAACTCCAATATTAATCCACCACCACCCACAAATGATGTGAGCACCAATGCACAAAAGCCCAATAATCCTCCCAATTCCAAtaatccaccaccacctccatccAATGATGCTGAAGAAACTGCAATAATGTACCTGATGCTGGTAGGAATACTGGCTGCGAGCGTGACCTACCTGACGGGCCTGAAACCACCTGGTGGCATGTGGAGGGACGACGGTAATGGGTACTCTGCTGGCAACCCGGTCCTCTACGACATCAACAAGTCGCGGTACAATGTTTTCTTCTACAGCAACTCCATTTCCTTCGTAGcttccatcatcatcatcgcctTGCTTATTTTACGGATGATGATGTTGCCTGCTAAGAAGAATCACGAAGATCCTGCTAGGAAGCAAATCGAAATGCCTCTTGGGCCGATCCACGCAGCCATGGTACTAGACATGCTCTTCCTCCTGGTAGCCTACGCAGCAGGCAGTGTCCGTGAGTCGCGAAGATCTTGGAAAGTCATCATGCTCTTCCCCCTAGTTGTCTtggttgtgtttttcttcttcctcgcgtcCAGGAAACAAACACAGAAACCAGAAGACGGAAAAGTTGATGGAGGAGAAAAGGCATTAGCAGAAGTCCACAACTCTACTGCTACTACAGAGTTGCAAGCTTCTGCTTAA